One genomic segment of Vibrio quintilis includes these proteins:
- a CDS encoding HAD family hydrolase, whose amino-acid sequence MSVHAVIFDMDGLLLDSERLALENFQTTCRKFGLDDFTDVYLTCIGTNLARTHEILQQAMGDTVDYPAFSQARETAYQALINREAIPLKPGVAELLEYLKQHQIPVAVATSTQRERALLKLRHAGLADYFPVVIGGDQVTRSKPDPEIYLKAAAALGISPADCLALEDSANGVRAAVAAGMKVIQVPDLIQPDAQLLTLGHTICQSLTEVCRHCTFSQNVTSAVDSYCD is encoded by the coding sequence ATGTCAGTCCACGCTGTGATCTTCGATATGGATGGCCTGCTGCTTGATAGCGAGCGGCTGGCGCTGGAAAACTTTCAGACCACCTGCCGGAAATTTGGCCTGGATGATTTTACGGATGTCTATCTGACCTGTATCGGAACCAACCTTGCCCGGACCCATGAAATTTTACAGCAGGCCATGGGAGACACGGTCGACTATCCTGCATTCAGTCAGGCGCGTGAAACCGCATATCAGGCATTAATCAACCGGGAGGCAATACCACTGAAACCCGGCGTTGCCGAACTGCTGGAATACCTCAAACAGCATCAGATCCCGGTCGCTGTCGCAACATCGACCCAGCGGGAACGGGCATTACTGAAACTCCGCCATGCCGGGCTGGCTGATTATTTCCCGGTTGTTATCGGAGGCGATCAGGTCACACGCAGCAAGCCCGATCCGGAAATCTATCTGAAAGCCGCCGCCGCGCTCGGTATTTCTCCGGCAGATTGTCTGGCGCTGGAAGATTCCGCCAATGGGGTGCGGGCTGCGGTCGCGGCCGGAATGAAAGTCATTCAGGTACCGGATCTCATTCAACCGGATGCTCAGTTGCTGACACTGGGCCATACCATCTGTCAGAGCCTGACAGAAGTCTGCCGGCACTGTACTTTCAGCCAGAACGTCACTTCTGCTGTTGATTCATATTGCGATTAA
- a CDS encoding PEP/pyruvate-binding domain-containing protein, which yields MIKQDFIIHTQNYAAELQTQLGGKAGNLFRLQAAGLTVPDFICVSAEAYRQSTAAIRPQIRQYLDQCQFDSLDSLTATSKAIQALILSCELPAELCEALSENMKRFDLTEQFSVRSSAISEDGARNSFAGQLGTWLNVSFPDIQDKIKTCWASAFEPGVLTYVHQRTDIRHEDNAVAVVIQRMIHAVSSGVMFQADPQNGLEKLAIAAGYGLGEGIVGDKVETDLYLFDKPTREWQLHIEEKQRQLRSHPKGGTQETAVKPGLQQQAVLSEQQREALLQASERIAALYTTYQDIEWSFDRNGQLFILQSRPITTIPVGYERVFDNCNIAESYPGIILPMTFSIVRNDYYHCMKGTMQMFGIPASVIEDREEVLQHLVGYIHGRTYYNISNWYRIFLTIPYFKQRFIDFFEQMVGTDGSFTDSLNDVPMRRSERLKSAVMFPIKLGYYALRHQRMIREYFKITDDIRRDYEAIDTDNAGSDELIAALHDLVIRFTESMAFPLLNDFYAMSFMALTREQFAKAGIADADNLINQLLGNQSVESTKPVDSLNTMIAQVRRDEQLRACLQRLKQIPHLNQPQALSHALTQEGYTAFAAALKNHIDLYGYRSPKELIMEASTFHENPFHLLHILLESAAQEATDTAPASDAGLQLEAALRKSRKKRWLKWLLKKTRQAIANREATRLDRGLHFSFFRTLLHHIGHRLVNENILTQAEDIFYLTLSELDDFRQGCGITSDFRPLVELRKKEVKNWERKTQDNKIFTRGSVYANTIPDIRLNLQDNPDILKGVGCAGDLVSAPARIITDPSQGSDIKGKIMVSETTDPGWVFLMTMSSGLISERGSLLSHTAIIGRELGIPTVVGVKNATRYIQDGNPISLNGKTGEIHLNDTPKEVATEAERLTA from the coding sequence ATGATAAAACAAGACTTTATTATTCATACTCAAAATTATGCGGCTGAGCTGCAAACACAGCTTGGCGGTAAAGCAGGCAATCTGTTCCGCCTTCAGGCTGCCGGTCTGACGGTTCCTGACTTTATCTGTGTCTCCGCAGAAGCATACCGCCAGTCAACGGCGGCCATCCGCCCGCAGATCAGGCAATATCTGGATCAATGTCAGTTTGACTCGCTCGATTCGCTGACCGCAACATCCAAAGCGATTCAGGCACTGATTCTTTCCTGTGAGCTACCGGCTGAGCTGTGTGAAGCGCTGTCTGAAAATATGAAACGCTTTGACCTCACAGAACAGTTTTCTGTCCGCTCTTCTGCAATCAGTGAAGATGGCGCCCGTAACTCTTTTGCCGGTCAATTGGGCACCTGGCTGAATGTCAGTTTTCCGGATATTCAGGATAAAATCAAAACCTGCTGGGCCAGTGCATTTGAACCCGGTGTGCTGACTTATGTGCACCAGCGCACCGATATCCGCCATGAAGACAATGCGGTCGCGGTGGTCATTCAACGGATGATCCACGCAGTCAGTTCCGGCGTTATGTTTCAGGCAGATCCGCAGAACGGACTGGAAAAACTGGCGATTGCAGCCGGTTACGGACTGGGAGAAGGCATTGTCGGCGACAAGGTTGAAACCGATTTATATCTGTTTGATAAACCAACCCGGGAATGGCAGCTGCATATCGAAGAGAAACAGCGCCAGTTGCGCAGCCATCCGAAAGGCGGTACACAGGAAACTGCGGTCAAACCCGGTTTGCAGCAACAAGCCGTACTTTCTGAACAGCAGCGGGAGGCACTCCTGCAGGCGTCAGAGCGGATTGCAGCCCTCTATACCACCTATCAGGATATCGAATGGTCTTTCGACCGGAACGGCCAGCTGTTTATCTTACAGTCCCGCCCGATTACCACCATTCCGGTTGGCTACGAGCGGGTATTTGACAACTGTAATATTGCCGAAAGCTATCCGGGCATCATTCTGCCGATGACTTTTTCAATCGTCCGTAATGATTATTATCACTGCATGAAAGGCACGATGCAGATGTTCGGCATCCCAGCCAGCGTGATAGAAGACCGGGAAGAAGTGTTGCAGCATCTGGTTGGCTATATTCATGGCCGCACTTACTACAACATCAGTAACTGGTATCGGATTTTTCTGACGATTCCTTATTTTAAACAAAGGTTTATTGATTTCTTTGAGCAGATGGTCGGCACCGATGGCTCTTTTACAGACAGTTTGAATGATGTGCCTATGCGTCGTTCAGAACGACTGAAGTCAGCGGTGATGTTTCCAATAAAACTTGGTTACTATGCTCTGCGCCACCAACGGATGATCAGGGAGTATTTTAAGATTACTGACGATATCCGCCGGGATTATGAAGCCATTGATACCGACAATGCCGGTTCTGATGAACTCATCGCCGCCTTACATGACCTGGTGATCCGGTTTACCGAATCGATGGCTTTTCCGCTGCTCAACGATTTTTATGCGATGTCTTTTATGGCGCTGACCCGCGAGCAATTTGCCAAAGCCGGGATTGCCGATGCTGATAACCTGATTAATCAGTTACTCGGTAATCAGTCTGTTGAAAGCACCAAGCCGGTTGATTCCCTGAATACGATGATTGCACAGGTTCGCCGTGACGAACAATTGCGGGCCTGTTTACAGCGGCTGAAACAAATCCCGCATCTGAACCAGCCACAGGCACTGTCTCACGCCCTGACTCAGGAAGGATACACCGCCTTTGCTGCTGCACTGAAAAATCATATTGATCTCTACGGCTACCGCTCGCCCAAAGAACTGATTATGGAAGCCAGCACCTTCCATGAGAATCCATTCCATTTACTGCATATTTTGCTGGAATCAGCGGCGCAGGAAGCCACCGACACCGCACCGGCATCAGATGCCGGACTGCAACTGGAAGCGGCGCTCAGAAAGAGCAGGAAAAAACGCTGGCTGAAGTGGTTATTGAAAAAAACGCGTCAGGCAATCGCCAACCGCGAAGCAACCCGCCTCGATCGGGGGCTGCATTTCTCATTTTTCAGAACCTTACTGCATCATATCGGTCATCGTCTGGTGAATGAAAACATACTGACGCAGGCAGAAGATATTTTTTATCTGACCCTGTCGGAACTGGATGATTTTCGTCAGGGATGCGGCATCACCTCTGATTTCAGACCACTGGTGGAACTGCGCAAAAAAGAGGTAAAAAACTGGGAGCGTAAGACGCAGGATAACAAAATTTTCACCCGCGGCAGTGTTTATGCGAATACAATCCCTGACATCCGGCTGAATTTGCAGGACAATCCGGATATTCTGAAAGGCGTTGGCTGTGCCGGTGATTTGGTCAGTGCGCCGGCCCGGATTATCACCGATCCGTCTCAGGGTTCTGATATCAAAGGGAAAATCATGGTCTCAGAAACCACAGATCCGGGCTGGGTGTTTTTAATGACGATGTCATCAGGCCTGATTTCTGAACGGGGCAGCCTGCTTTCTCATACCGCGATTATCGGACGTGAGCTGGGCATTCCGACGGTCGTTGGCGTCAAGAACGCAACCCGTTATATTCAGGACGGCAACCCGATCAGTCTGAACGGAAAAACCGGTGAAATTCATCTGAATGACACACCAAAAGAAGTCGCCACAGAGGCAGAAAGGCTGACCGCCTGA
- a CDS encoding UbiA family prenyltransferase: MNKQLKIIGLYSRERSPAGLTLLIAALLLTSVMKELPHPAIALIAILIAALMLFLIRLSDDLCDVDIDRIAHPERLLCRDQFSVKILQRFRWLASGLLILISVLIAVNLVAMLIFLSAVLLICGLFFFLKPRLPILIHTALLNAMLGIFPCYAGVLISGGIQPEHMLMALFFWLGSFAHDLSHSLLDTRQTPPDQLKPLNRFNQRILAVGSLVLYLACAGTGVLLFRQQAVGDAFLLVLGICSLTILWLELKLIRHPSRTTARPFYIWGYLFFLLPVLAEVVCRGIAP; encoded by the coding sequence TTGAATAAACAGTTAAAAATCATTGGCCTGTATAGCCGGGAGCGCAGTCCCGCCGGATTGACCCTGCTGATTGCAGCCCTGCTGCTGACGTCAGTGATGAAAGAACTGCCACACCCGGCCATCGCACTGATCGCCATACTGATTGCAGCTCTGATGCTGTTTCTCATCCGCCTGTCAGATGATCTCTGCGATGTGGACATTGATCGGATCGCACACCCGGAGCGCCTGCTGTGCCGCGATCAATTCAGCGTCAAAATCCTGCAGCGGTTTCGCTGGCTGGCTTCAGGTCTGTTAATTCTCATCAGTGTTTTGATTGCTGTAAACCTTGTCGCTATGCTGATTTTTTTATCTGCTGTCCTGCTGATTTGCGGCTTATTTTTTTTCCTGAAACCCCGGTTGCCAATACTGATTCATACAGCACTGCTGAATGCGATGTTGGGTATTTTCCCCTGCTATGCCGGTGTGTTAATCAGCGGTGGCATCCAGCCGGAACACATGCTGATGGCATTGTTTTTCTGGTTGGGTAGTTTTGCCCATGACCTGTCTCATTCTCTGCTCGATACCAGGCAAACTCCGCCCGATCAGCTCAAACCCCTTAACCGGTTCAATCAGAGAATACTGGCGGTGGGTTCGCTGGTTCTGTATCTGGCCTGTGCAGGTACCGGGGTTCTGCTGTTCCGGCAGCAGGCGGTGGGAGATGCTTTTCTGCTGGTACTCGGCATCTGTTCACTGACCATTCTCTGGCTTGAACTGAAGCTGATCAGACACCCCTCCCGGACAACCGCCAGACCCTTTTATATCTGGGGCTACCTGTTTTTTCTGCTACCGGTACTGGCTGAGGTGGTTTGCCGTGGCATTGCGCCCTGA
- a CDS encoding L,D-transpeptidase family protein: MKYSQYLRKDILPGMPVFLLLVFPLLVLSLPGYAAVDLVKVDKSERMMYLIKGNQVVKQFRIALGANPKGHKRQRGDEKTPEGTYTLDYKKEDSSFYRAMHISYPNAQDIANARRAGVSPGGLIMVHGQKNGFGRLGHVAQRFNWTDGCIALTNREMDEFMALVKVGTTIRIEW; encoded by the coding sequence ATGAAATATAGTCAGTACTTGAGGAAAGACATTCTGCCAGGCATGCCGGTATTCCTGTTACTGGTGTTCCCGTTACTGGTATTGTCGCTGCCCGGATACGCCGCTGTCGATCTGGTGAAAGTCGATAAGTCAGAACGCATGATGTATCTGATAAAGGGCAATCAGGTGGTGAAGCAGTTTCGTATTGCACTGGGTGCGAATCCGAAAGGTCATAAACGGCAGCGGGGAGATGAAAAAACGCCGGAAGGCACCTACACGCTGGACTACAAAAAAGAAGATTCCTCTTTTTACCGGGCGATGCATATCAGCTATCCGAATGCACAGGACATTGCGAATGCCAGAAGAGCCGGGGTGTCTCCCGGCGGGCTCATCATGGTGCACGGACAGAAAAACGGGTTTGGCCGTCTGGGCCATGTGGCCCAGCGCTTTAACTGGACCGATGGATGCATCGCTTTGACCAACCGGGAAATGGATGAGTTTATGGCGTTGGTCAAAGTCGGCACAACCATCCGGATTGAATGGTAA
- a CDS encoding GNAT family N-acetyltransferase, producing the protein MTAMTIRRYQPDDATVLWQLFYHTVRHVNIRDYSQAQTEAWAPDGFDIAIWQQKMDNNQPFVAEINGTIVGYTDLQPDGLVDHFFCHHQYQGQGVGKALMQHVFAAGAQADMTRLYSEVSLTARPFYEHMGFSVVREQEFEIRGQTMTNFVMEKIL; encoded by the coding sequence ATGACAGCAATGACAATCCGCCGTTATCAGCCAGATGATGCGACCGTTTTATGGCAGCTGTTTTACCACACGGTACGCCATGTCAATATCCGGGATTACTCACAGGCTCAGACTGAAGCGTGGGCGCCGGATGGGTTCGATATCGCGATCTGGCAGCAAAAAATGGATAACAACCAACCGTTTGTGGCAGAAATAAACGGAACGATTGTCGGCTATACTGATTTGCAGCCCGATGGATTGGTTGATCACTTCTTCTGTCATCATCAATACCAGGGGCAGGGTGTGGGGAAAGCCCTGATGCAGCATGTGTTTGCTGCCGGAGCACAGGCCGATATGACCCGGCTTTACTCCGAAGTCAGCCTGACGGCCAGACCGTTTTATGAACATATGGGTTTTTCAGTCGTCCGCGAACAGGAATTTGAGATTCGGGGACAAACCATGACAAATTTTGTCATGGAAAAAATTTTGTGA
- a CDS encoding LysR substrate-binding domain-containing protein produces MDQRLRWLSGLRYFEVSARLGSYTKAARELCVSQAAVSQKIRQLEEALGCKLFIRHKREMLLTHKGEVLFGEVRNGFGQIISGLNAIQAEPLDGPLEVYTTPSFASRWLMPKLWKFTMRYPKTQVRVYSGCDIPDEDYNRVDVAIWQNLIPKLNGQRLQKELLFEEGLIPLCSPELAESIRFSSPEQLLKCWLIEGIDAQNTSWKNWFQIAGVTLPEDNLMWMEVATFDMALNAVAAGHGACLAPLSFAEDFIARGVLVRPFDITLSPGLSFDIWHDPESPRLARIQRFKDWLREETEA; encoded by the coding sequence ATGGACCAGCGACTAAGATGGCTGTCCGGACTCAGATATTTTGAAGTGTCCGCACGGTTGGGCAGTTACACGAAAGCAGCACGGGAATTATGTGTCAGTCAGGCGGCTGTCAGTCAGAAAATCCGCCAGCTGGAAGAAGCACTGGGCTGTAAACTATTTATCCGTCATAAACGGGAGATGCTGCTGACACATAAAGGTGAGGTGTTATTCGGTGAGGTCCGCAATGGCTTCGGGCAGATTATCTCCGGGCTGAATGCCATTCAGGCTGAGCCGCTGGACGGTCCGCTGGAGGTTTATACCACACCGTCGTTTGCCTCCCGCTGGCTGATGCCAAAGTTGTGGAAATTTACCATGCGTTATCCGAAAACCCAGGTCCGGGTTTATTCCGGTTGTGATATTCCGGATGAAGATTATAACCGCGTCGATGTTGCCATCTGGCAGAACCTGATCCCGAAGCTGAATGGTCAGCGTTTACAGAAAGAATTATTGTTTGAAGAAGGGCTGATCCCGCTGTGTTCGCCGGAACTGGCAGAGTCAATCCGGTTCTCCTCACCGGAGCAACTGCTGAAATGCTGGCTGATTGAAGGGATTGATGCGCAGAATACTTCGTGGAAAAACTGGTTTCAGATCGCAGGTGTGACGTTGCCGGAAGATAATCTGATGTGGATGGAAGTCGCAACTTTTGATATGGCGTTAAATGCGGTTGCGGCCGGGCATGGTGCCTGCCTTGCGCCACTCAGTTTTGCGGAAGATTTTATTGCACGGGGCGTGTTGGTCAGGCCATTTGATATCACACTGTCGCCGGGGCTGAGTTTTGATATCTGGCATGATCCGGAATCACCCCGTTTAGCCCGGATTCAGCGATTTAAGGACTGGCTGAGAGAAGAAACTGAGGCCTGA
- a CDS encoding DUF6279 family lipoprotein translates to MQGKYWWYCVTSVLLCLLLAGCSGQFLFRHVDWVVRDYVDDYVSLTDVQEDMLDEEVYKLQRWMIDHAMTQYIRFLDQLLALDPTALSPAQFTALRQQILVFTRTLMKQGSPAMTRLSETFTETQVQQFITALHQRHHTLNEKYLRGTPDTLQTNAETRVRERLETWLGDLTPAQIQIIRVWINHNNMDLYEWRSWQNRVETEAQLLMTLRRKPVAFHTRLDDLLQNTESYYPPRFRALIEHNEQTSHTYLLQIIHQMTPAQTAHFREEIQDWKEIALDIQNMVIAER, encoded by the coding sequence ATGCAGGGAAAATACTGGTGGTATTGTGTCACTTCGGTGTTGCTGTGCCTTCTGTTAGCGGGATGTTCCGGTCAGTTTTTGTTCCGCCATGTCGACTGGGTCGTACGTGATTATGTCGATGACTATGTTTCCCTGACGGATGTGCAGGAAGACATGCTGGACGAAGAAGTCTACAAATTACAGCGATGGATGATTGATCATGCGATGACACAATATATCCGCTTTCTCGATCAGCTGCTTGCGCTCGATCCGACAGCGCTCTCCCCCGCCCAATTCACCGCGCTCCGGCAACAGATACTGGTGTTTACCCGGACACTCATGAAACAGGGCAGCCCGGCAATGACCCGGCTGTCAGAAACCTTCACCGAAACGCAGGTGCAACAATTCATCACCGCTTTACACCAGCGTCATCACACGCTGAATGAAAAATACCTGCGCGGTACACCCGATACATTACAGACAAATGCTGAAACCCGTGTCCGTGAGCGTCTGGAAACATGGCTGGGCGACCTGACACCAGCTCAGATTCAAATCATCCGGGTCTGGATAAATCATAACAACATGGATTTATATGAATGGCGGTCATGGCAGAACCGGGTTGAAACCGAAGCACAACTGTTGATGACCCTGAGAAGAAAACCGGTGGCATTTCACACCCGGCTTGATGACTTATTACAAAACACAGAGAGCTATTATCCACCCCGTTTCCGTGCACTGATTGAGCACAATGAACAGACCAGCCACACTTATCTGCTGCAAATCATTCATCAGATGACACCGGCCCAAACCGCTCACTTCAGAGAAGAAATACAGGACTGGAAAGAGATTGCGCTGGATATTCAGAATATGGTGATTGCCGAACGCTAA
- a CDS encoding LysE family translocator — MTFTHWLPFFTICLLGAMSPGPSLAIVAKHALAGSRANGLAAAWAHASGIAVYAFITLSGLALILQQHPVLFKGISYAGAVYLAYLGLTALRSKNGLAEKLESGQQTSVLQSAREGALISLLNPKIALFFIALFSQFVALGHSTVSQMIIVATPAAVDGLWYSLITLMLSSAHVVERIRAKAVIVDRLSGIVLILLAIRVMFVI; from the coding sequence ATGACTTTTACCCACTGGCTGCCGTTTTTCACCATCTGTCTTTTGGGCGCTATGTCTCCCGGACCGAGCCTTGCCATCGTCGCTAAACATGCTCTGGCAGGCAGCCGCGCCAATGGATTAGCTGCGGCCTGGGCGCACGCTTCCGGCATTGCTGTGTATGCTTTTATCACACTGTCCGGCCTGGCTTTGATTCTTCAGCAACATCCGGTGCTGTTCAAAGGCATTAGTTATGCGGGTGCTGTTTATCTGGCTTATCTGGGACTGACAGCCCTGCGTTCGAAAAACGGACTGGCTGAAAAACTGGAGTCAGGACAGCAGACTTCAGTGCTGCAATCGGCCCGGGAAGGCGCGCTGATTTCATTACTGAACCCGAAAATAGCCCTGTTTTTTATTGCCCTGTTCAGTCAGTTTGTCGCGCTGGGTCACAGCACGGTGAGTCAGATGATCATTGTCGCCACGCCTGCGGCTGTGGATGGGTTATGGTACAGCCTGATTACCCTGATGCTTTCGAGTGCGCATGTAGTGGAACGGATCCGCGCCAAAGCCGTCATTGTGGATCGCCTGTCCGGCATTGTGCTGATTCTGCTGGCTATCCGGGTGATGTTCGTCATTTAA
- a CDS encoding phosphatidylserine decarboxylase: MPVAEEHKTPFQQDAVPAIQYINRETGLQETERVYGEQALMFLYHSKPGGLLRRHLFRKPWFSQLNAVKKRLWLSRRHITGFADTFGVAVDEAEKPIGQYRSLDEFFCRRLTPQARPLNPDPQALLSPADGRVLSYPIMPGAIMQLKGQQVSIEELLQSPETAANLNGGTALVIRLAPKDYHRFHFPCDGTLLSQKTVSGPLESVHPIALRGGARSFLNKRMITTLESPRFGVIVMAEIGAMTIGTIEQTFSGGRFSRGQEKGCFHFGGSTVVLLWGPDGPAVDADILTNSASDTETLVKYGTQIAALNTF; this comes from the coding sequence ATGCCAGTCGCAGAAGAACACAAAACACCATTTCAGCAGGATGCGGTTCCTGCGATACAGTACATTAACCGGGAAACCGGCCTGCAAGAAACAGAACGGGTTTATGGTGAACAGGCACTGATGTTTCTGTATCACAGCAAACCGGGGGGCTTGCTGCGTCGACATCTGTTCCGCAAACCCTGGTTCAGTCAACTTAATGCGGTGAAAAAGCGCCTGTGGCTCAGCCGCAGGCATATCACCGGATTTGCTGACACTTTCGGTGTCGCGGTTGATGAAGCGGAAAAACCCATCGGGCAGTATCGCTCTCTGGATGAGTTTTTCTGCCGGCGGCTGACGCCACAGGCCCGGCCGTTGAATCCGGATCCGCAGGCACTGCTTTCACCGGCGGATGGCCGGGTTCTGAGTTACCCGATCATGCCCGGTGCCATCATGCAACTGAAGGGGCAACAGGTCAGCATTGAAGAACTGCTGCAATCCCCGGAAACCGCAGCAAACCTCAATGGCGGTACTGCGCTGGTGATCCGGCTGGCACCCAAAGATTATCATCGCTTTCACTTTCCGTGCGATGGCACGCTGCTCAGCCAGAAAACAGTTTCAGGTCCGCTGGAATCGGTCCATCCGATTGCGTTGCGTGGCGGTGCCCGCAGTTTCCTGAATAAACGTATGATCACCACACTGGAATCTCCCCGGTTCGGCGTGATCGTCATGGCTGAGATTGGCGCAATGACCATAGGCACTATCGAACAAACATTCAGCGGCGGGCGGTTTTCCCGTGGTCAGGAAAAAGGCTGTTTTCATTTCGGCGGTTCAACCGTCGTGCTGCTGTGGGGCCCGGATGGCCCGGCAGTCGATGCAGATATCCTGACAAACTCCGCCAGTGATACGGAAACACTGGTGAAATACGGCACACAAATCGCTGCCCTGAATACCTTCTGA